One Monomorium pharaonis isolate MP-MQ-018 chromosome 4, ASM1337386v2, whole genome shotgun sequence DNA segment encodes these proteins:
- the LOC105831956 gene encoding uncharacterized protein LOC105831956 isoform X3: protein MATISTTTTTTTTTTTTATGSATAMATEPRKSYHDLCRLCASFDAIRMDIFGQEGKNRQLVDKIQLFLPFKVMENDCLPKVLCYRCMFNLENFYDFRISCINATAWLERNKPKEGASNDGTNDGDGHAELLKGKENMPVLIPEAPVVNPNAALGTPPRLNSDGEADPEIEEILDTSEGTDEVIDDSEDRRSEYEMAYEMDMETNPSDFLEMTPMVTEENEEECGTNNASAAATTQDTAVFPHASQQHEVYVCSLCNKAFSSKGHLSLHARIHVGEGDVIGERVITDDHTSYQRPYQCDLCHKSYSTAKHRWGHVSTTHRGHPAVTCAYCSRIYSTRYNLDEHIKSRHAGLPPPPELSVSHSRTETRYQCQTCPMVYTDLADFNAHRQICIQEQRTDLLGQTEAQNNKIFADTSDISSVDSDDENKDFRNAEAKLAKNPQLTILKQALTKGDNLKRNFDDDGSTSNGKPKKIIKSEEDETNPQKRWYCESCPQSFTSVDNLKEHEIRHDAEKPFICILCNKDFVLKSSLIRHITTSHGVDPTPIIDSNKCLKTTVISQNWNDQMDVSVYEQSEIKEPPELLSSPEVKINLENDDKDYKNNHENIEIETVFVCETCKRDFNDRASLWLHIRAMHKEYAAFTCGVCLKMCFNNTQLQNHVYMYHEKSKLLISEQRRYSCTICGRQHDSRKKLITHVSIHNVDPAFDPASFVKLNSNYYNENLNGNEGNEQVLDFDGEDGEKVDCYICYKSFPTEDHLIRHQRNAHKSDQIVSLGDAAGSGNTLSVNGNGNRAQYHLFFVCEVCGSSHSSKWERWLHINDTHSNESSIKCELETCGKIFATKSLRNEHLQHHAIQGPSPNTCEICGKLWPTRVDYWKHVMGVHADTVPLICGVCLKVFSDVIQLSTHVKAKHWPLTSGDFCCDICGRPYSNKSKMSRHRKIHGLEAAAMDAACDNSSFNEITNESVTNESVKPEHSNGASEIDLSCEQCPELSFTTLDSLCNHRRIVHNLFPCDLCNKCYGRTSHLWKHVNRVHKGHVDVTCPYCSKTSASRDHLAAHIAKIHRFMPAMGKDTQNCVTSKSLSVEDGVLHYCEKCNKGFHKRYLLRRHMKGCQNYRKDPGALLTRCRACERIFKDRASLQKHIENHHSTYTCHLCNETITSKLGIMTHNRVNHMDHPDLTCDYPSCKKLFRTKEDLEAHRKEHKYHSNPNVCDYCGDTVENKLKLKMHILSLHRNEIGVSCGVCLIPMKDPKDLKKHVEAEHSSVLSNPNTCQVCGKQYASKWKAFDHTKKCHGKVFITCKQCLAVFTDENDIRDHYEHVHNVPKDQLAIFEYRMDIGAKREGYETPDIIVKEEPDDLEFDEEMCDESSNDSRKRRRSPNDTYDCEMCPEIFLNSDTLAKHYQNVHNTDPVRMFKKFKKDDSKRKMRNRNNFECKNCKKQFSTKTLFWNHINVCARRNSIGGRFDMPNNVSTSILETHLKNNNQISREDSVPLTNESNLNIPDFNLFEDINLQLSAQKPVPNLMPLSQMKATGNGKCSRKDSRKVYDESTNTECTCEVCGKQWPAKKHLWQHLIRFHRAEAAVTCGVCLKLCKSYQDLADHLKAEHAPVLSPEGNNFTCKTCGRYHNARSKLLLHMSIHIGNFRCQKCQQSFVSEEKLIEHAASCSGKSEFEDHAVADEDNAKNDNDEKGSLIADETSVIEEAEEAEEADFESEGEGSRDIHNENNSENSEEDNSDNSDDSDSDSNSSSSEEENENEEEEEEEEEEDENENENESDTRTTSRASGDSVSCNSESDDESDMDETEMNTTEKKTLQMSDIGRFRICSEGIQRNVPIEKNVKDQKIDFTITATAVVEQTKQSNLNDLMTSGASANIDKFEAFRREESAKDTTSDVDMSNDNEDDGDNEEDDEENENEEEEEDGEESGEGEDDEEEEEGEAESESENEDEGEGEAVAEEEREEEREEEEEEEEEDEDEDDDDDDDDDDDDDDDGPPVLSPIMPLLPENESEEHSGTTDRTRHKLSPMVSLSMVKEDLEECEITEIPNDPENMSNAASFFVANNNDLPVTWDDNLDDNGIDNAECNSDIGDRDMEKNEEFSKEYEKMEMNEGDDFEEDSADENIVDNSREDDGDTQVHEMHNLDGTVLMVTNDAEGNQILIEQNMLDIDNEDSNIETAQYIYPENTYEIAEDYTQNEIGVIQTDEVQGDMSYVQDTSENEDNSMEGGVEETSSDVQKQ, encoded by the exons ATGGCGACAatatcgacgacgacgacaacgacgacaacgacgacgacaacggcgACGGGGAGCGCGACCGCGATGGCGACGGAGCCGAGAAAATCTTATCATGATTTGTGTCGGTTGTGCGCCTCCTTCGACGCCATTAGGATGGACATATTCGGCCAGGAGGGTAAAAATCGTCAGCTCGTCGACAAAATTCAGTTGTTCCTGCCGTTCAAG GTGATGGAAAATGATTGTTTGCCAAAAGTCCTGTGTTATCGATGTATGTTCAACTTGGAAAATTTCTACGATTTCCGAATTTCGTGTATTAATGCTACTGCCTGGTTGGAAAGAAATAAACCGAAGGAAGGC GCGAGCAATGACGGTACAAATGATGGCGATGGGCACGCAGAGCTTCTtaaaggaaaggaaaatatGCCAGTACTTATCCCAGAAGCCCCCGTAGTCAATCCCAATGCGGCATTAGGTACACCGCCAAGATTAAATTCGGATGGTGAAGCGGATCCCGAAATCGAGGAGATTCTCGACACAAGTGAAGGTACGGATGAAG TGATAGACGATTCGGAAGATCGGCGATCGGAATATGAGATGGCATATGAGATGGATATGGAGACGAATCCTAGCGATTTCTTAGAAATGACTCCAATGGTAACCGAAGAGAATGAAGAGGAGTGTGGTACAAACAACGCGAGCGCTGCCGCCACTACTCAGGATACTGCAGTCTTTCCACATGCATCGCAACAACACGAAGTCTACGTCTGCTCTCTATGCAATAAAGCATTTAGTTCCAAGGGTCATTTGTCACTGCACGCAAGGATTCACGTGGGCGAGGGTGATGTGATCGGCGAAAGAGTGATCACTGACGATCATACTTCGTATCAACGACCGTATCAATGTGATCTTTGTCATAAGTCATATTCTACTGCAAAACATCGTTGGGGACATGTTTCTACTACACATCG ggGACATCCTGCAGTAACATGTGCGTACTGTTCTCGTATATACTCGACAAGATATAATCTTGATGAGCATATAAAATCGCGACACGCTGGTCTACCACCACCTCCAGAGTTATCTGTTTCTCATTCCCGCACGGAAACTCGATATCAGTGCCAAACGTGTCCGATGGTGTACACGGATTTGGCAGATTTCAATGCACATCGTCAGATATGCATCCAAGAACAACGTACAGATTTGTTGGGGCAGACCGAGGCACAGAACAATAAGATTTTTGCCGACACTTCTGACATTTCGAGCGTAGATTCGGACGATGAGAACAAAGACTTCAGGAACGCCGAGGCTAAATTGGCGAAAAATCCACAGTTAACTATATTGAAACAGGCGTTGACTAAGGGAGACAATTTAAAACGGAATTTCGACGATGATGGTTCGACATCCAACGGCAAgccgaaaaaaataattaagtcag AAGAGGACGAGACAAATCCTCAGAAGAGATGGTATTGCGAATCTTGTCCACAAAGTTTTACATCGGTAGATAATTTGAAGGAACACGAGATCAGACACGACGCCGAGAAGCCGTTTATCTGCATATTATGCAACAAAGATTTTGTTTTGAAATCTTCATTAATTAGACACATTACAACGTCACACGGCGTTGATCCTACCCCTATCATTGACAGTAACAAGTGTCTAAAAACAACAGTAATCTCTCAGAATTGGAACGATCAAATGGACGTCAGCGTTTATGAGCAAAGTGAGATAAAAGAACCACCAGAGCTCTTATCTTCACCTGAGGTAaag ATAAATTTGGAGAATGATGACAAAGATTATAAGAACAACCATGAGAATATAGAAATTGAAACAGTATTTGTATGTGAGACTTGTAAGAGAGATTTCAATGACCGAGCGTCATTGTGGTTACATATACGAGCAATGCATAAAGAATACGCTGCATTCACTTGTGGAGTATGTCTAAAGATGTGCTTTAATAATACACAACTTCAAAATCATGTCTATATGTATCATGAAAAGTCTAAACTCTTAATATCAGAACAAAGAAG GTACAGTTGCACAATATGCGGTAGACAGCATGactcaagaaaaaaattaatcactcATGTCTCAATACATAATGTTGATCCTGCCTTTGATCCTGCAAGTTTTGTAAAgttaaatagtaattattataatgaaaatttgaatGGTAACGAAGGAAATGAACAAGTATTAGATTTTGATGGAGAAGATGGCGAGAAGGTCGATTGTTACATTTGTTACAAATCTTTTCCGACTGAGGATCACCTAATACGGCATCAGAGAAATGCTCATAAG TCTGATCAAATAGTTTCATTAGGAGACGCCGCGGGTAGTGGAAATACTCTGAGCGTTAATGGTAATGGTAATAGAGCGCAAtaccatttattttttgtttgcgaGGTGTGCGGTAGTTCCCATTCAAGCAAATGGGAGCGCTGGTTGCATATCAATGACACACATAGCAACGAATCTTCTATTAAA TGCGAATTGGAAACTTGCGGAAAAATATTTGCGACAAAGTCGCTACGCAATGAACATCTCCAACATCATGCTATACAAGGACCCTCGCCAAACACCTGCGAGATATGCGGGAAATTATGGCCTACTCGTGTCGATTATTGGAAACACGTGATGGGCGTACACGCGGACACAGTACCTCTAATTTGTGGAGTTTGTCTCAAAGTATTTTCCGACGTTATACAATTAAGCACGCACGTGAAGGCGAAACATTGGCCGCTAACCAGTGGTGATTTTTGTTGTGATATTTGTGGTAGACCGTACTCCAATAAATCGAAGATGTCTCGGCACCGAAAGATCCACGGCTTGGAGGCGGCGGCCATGGACGCCGCATGTGACAATAGCAGTTTCAACGAGATTACCAATGAGTCGGTCACCAATGAGTCGGTGAAGCCTGAGCACAGCAATGGCGCTTCGGAAATAGATTTAAGTTGCGAGCAGTGCCCTGAGCTTAGCTTCACAACACTCGACAGTTTGTGTAATCATCGACGGATAGTGCACAACCTTTTCCCGTGTGACTTATGTAACAAATGCTATGGGAGAACGTCACATTTGTGGAAGCATGTGAACAGGGTGCACAAAGGTCATGTGGATGTGACTTGTCCTTACTGCTCGAAGACGAGCGCGTCGAGAGATCATCTAGCAGCACATATCGCCAAGATTCACAGGTTCATGCCTGCGATGGGTAAAGACACTCAGAACTGTGTCACCTCTAAATCTCTAAGCGTGGAGGATGGTGTTTTGCATTATTGCGAGAAGTGTAATAAGGGCTTTCATAAGCGCTATCTGCTCCGTCGCCACATGAAAGGCTGTCAAAACTATCGTAAGGATCCCGGTGCGTTGTTGACGCGTTGCCGAGCCTGCGAGAGGATATTCAAGGATCGTGCGAGTTTGCAGAAACATATTGAGAATCATCACAGTACGTATACCTGTCACTTGTGCAACGAGACGATCACCTCCAAGCTGGGCATTATGACGCACAATCGCGTCAATCATATGGATCACCCGGATCTGACGTGCGATTATCCGAGCTGTAAGAAACTCTTCCGCACCAAAGAGGATCTGGAAGCCCATCGGAAGGAGCACAAATATCACAGCAACCCGAACGTTTGCGATTATTGTGGTGACACTGTGGAAAACAAACTGAAACTAAAGATGCACATATTATCGTTGCATCGAAACGAGATCGGCGTGTCCTGTGGCGTTTGCCTCATTCCTATGAAGGATCCGAAAGATTTGAAGAAGCACGTCGAAGCGGAGCACAGTAGCGTTCTCTCCAATCCGAACACGTGCCAGGTATGCGGCAAACAATATGCGTCCAAATGGAAGGCCTTCGATCATACAAAGAAGTGTCATGGCAAAGTTTTTATCACGTGCAAACAGTGCTTAGCAGTTTTTACCGACGAGAATGACATACGCGATCACTATGAACATGTACATAACGTTCCGAAGGATCAATTGGCTATTTTTGAATACAGAATGGATATTGGTGCGAAGAGAGAGGGCTATGAAACTCCCGACATTATTGTAAAGGAAGAGCCGGATGACTTGGAATTCGACGAGGAAATGTGCGACGAGAGCTCGAACGACTCTCGCAAACGCAGAAGATCACCAAACGACACATACGACTGTGAGATGTGTCCTGAGATCTTTCTCAATTCGGACACTCTCGCCAAGCACTATCAGAACGTCCATAACACCGACCCCGTCCGTATGTTCAAGAAATTCAAAAAGGATGATAGCAAGCGCAAGATGAGAAACAGAAACAATTTTGAGTGCAAGAATTGCAAGAAGCAGTTTTCTACCAAGACCCTATTCTGGAATCACATTAATGTATGTGCGCGTCGAAACTCGATAGGTGGTAGATTCGACATGCCGAATAATGTCTCGACATCAATTCTGGAGACTCATCTGAAGAACAATAATCAGATTTCACGAGAGGACTCGGTGCCGCTAACGAACGAATCCAACCTAAACATTCCCGACTTTAATTTATTCGAAGACATTAATTTGCAGTTGTCGGCCCAAAAACCTGTGCCGAATCTTATGCCATTGTCACAGATGAAGGCGACGGGTAACGGCAAATGCTCGAGAAAAGACTCGCGTAAGGTCTACGACGAATCGACCAATACTGAATGCACATGCGAGGTTTGTGGCAAACAATGGCCTGCCAAAAAACATTTATGGCAACATCTAATTCGATTCCATCGCGCCGAGGCCGCCGTTACGTGTGGCGTATGCTTGAAACTATGTAAATCTTATCAAGATCTGGCCGATCATTTGAAGGCCGAGCACGCCCCTGTTTTGTCGCCGGAGGGAAACAACTTTACCTGCAAGACGTGCGGCAGGTATCACAATGCGAGAAGTAAATTGTTGTTGCACATGAGCATTCACATTGGGAACTTCCGATGTCAAAAATGCCAGCAGAGTTTCGTGAGTGAAGAAAAACTCATCGAGCATGCAGCGAGTTGTAGTGGTAAATCGGAGTTTGAAGATCATGCGGTGGCGGACGAAGATAACGCAAAGAATGACAACGACGAGAAGGGCAGTTTAATCGCTGATGAGACGTCAGTTATCGAAGAAGCAGAGGAAGCAGAAGAGGCGGATTTTGAATCAGAAGGCGAAGGCAGTAGGGATATTCACAATGAAAACAATTCGGAGAATAGCGAAGAAGACAATTCGGATAATAGTGATGATTCAGATAGCGATAGCAATAGTAGTTCGAGCGAAGAAGAAAACGAGAacgaagaggaagaggaagaagaggaggaagaagatgAAAATGAAAACGAAAATGAGTCTGATACAAGGACCACTAGTAGAGCGAGCGGTGACAGTGTATCGTGTAACTCCGAGAGTGATGACGAATCAGATATGGATGAAACGGAAATGAATACAACGGAAAAGAAAACACTACAAATGAGCGATATTGGTAGATTCAGGATATGCAGCGAAGGCATTCAAAGGAACGTGCCGATAGAGAAAAATGTCAAGGAtcagaaaatcgattttaccATTACTGCAACTGCAGTTGTAGAACAAACTAAACAAAGTAATTTGAATGACCTCATGACTTCCGGTGCATCCGCGAATATAGACAAATTTGAGGCGTTTCGTCGCGAGGAATCTGCTAAAGATACGACGAGTGATGTAGACATGTCTAACGATAATGAAGATGATGGCGATAACGAAGAAGATGATGAAGAGAATGAAAatgaggaagaagaagaagacggTGAAGAAAGTGGTGAGGGTGAAGATgacgaagaagaggaggaaggtGAGGCTGAATCTGAATCTGAGAATGAGGATGAGGGTGAAGGTGAAGCCGTAGctgaggaagaaagagaggaagaaagagaggaagaagaggaggaagaggaagaagatgaagatgaagatgatgatgatgatgatgacgacgatgatgatgatgatgatgatggaCCACCCGTGTTAAGTCCAATAATGCCTTTGTTACCGGAAAACGAATCTGAGGAGCACAGCGGTACAACAGATCGCACGAGGCACAAGCTCAGTCCAATGGTTTCGCTGAGTATGGTTAAAGAAGATCTGGAGGAGTGCGAAATAACAGAGATACCAAATGACCCGGAAAATATGTCGAACGCAGCCAGTTTCTTCGTGGCTAATAACAACGATCTGCCCGTAACATGGGACGATAATTTGGACGATAATGGAATCGACAATGCCGAATGCAACTCGGACATTGGTGACAGAGATATGGAGAAAAATGAGGAATTCAGTAAGGAGTatgaaaaaatggaaatgaaCGAGGGCGACGACTTCGAGGAAGATTCTGCGGACGAGAACATAGTGGACAATAGTAGGGAGGATGATGGAGACACTCAAGTGCACGAGATGCATAATCTGGACGGAACTGTGCTAATGGTGACTAATGACGCGGAAGGTAATCAGATTTTAATAGAACAAAATATGTTAGATATCGATAACGAGGACTCGAATATCGAAACAGCGCAGTATATTTATCCAGAAAACACTTATGAAATTGCGGAAGATTACACGCAAAACGAAATCGGCGTTATACAGACGGATGAGGTGCAAGGTGATATGTCCTACGTTCAAGACACTTCGGAAAATGAAGATAATAGTATGGAAGGTGGTGTCGAGGAAACTAGCAGTGACGTGCAAAAACAGTAG